A segment of the Deinococcus sp. HSC-46F16 genome:
CCGGTGATCCGTCCCGAGCAGGCCGAGCGCCTGTACGCAGCCGCCTCCGGCCCGAAGGAGCTGCGCTGGTGGGAGGGCGGCCACGCGGTGCCGTCCGGGGCGGTGGACGAGGGGGCCGAGTGGCTGGCAGGGCAGTTGGGGGTGGGGAAGTAAGGACCCCTCACCCCGCTGCTTCGCAGCGCCCCTCTCCCCAGGGGTGACGCGTAGAGCCGCGAGGCGGAGGGCCTTGCGCAGCAAAGGGTGAGGGGGCTTCCCCCGCGTCAGACCGTCAGCTCGCCCACCCGCTCCACGAACCGCGCCGCTGTCGTCGCCCGCACCTCGTCCAGCGTGGCCCCCGGCATCAGCCCGGTCAGGGTGAGCGCCCCGTCCACGAACTCGAAGACCGCCTTGTCGGTGATCACCATGTCCACCCGGCCCCGCGCGGTGAGCGGCAGGGTGCATTCGGGCACCAGCTTGGGAGCGCCGCCCGGCTCGGTGTGGGTCATGGTGACGATCAGGCGCCGCGCCCCGCTCGCCAGGTCCATCGCGCCGCCCACGCCCAGCAGCGGCTTGCCGGGGACGGCCCAGTTCGCCAGGTTCCCGGCCTCGTCCACCTGCAAGCCGCCCATCACCGCCACGTCCACATGCCCGCCCCGGATCATGCCGAAGGAGGCCGCCGAGTCGAAGTAACTCGCGCCGGGCAGCGCCGTGACCGGAATCTTGCCCGCGTTGACGGGGTACTCCATCGCGCCGCCGCCCTCGGGGGCCGGGCCGACGCCCAGCATGCCGTTCTCGGTGTGGAGGATAACCCCGTGCTCGGGCGTGATCAGGTCGGCCACCAGCGTGGGAATCCCGATGCCGAGGTTCACCACGTCGCCGGGGCGCAATTCTTGCAGGGCACGGCGGGCCATGTGCAGCCGCGACTCGTCCACCTTCTTCGCACCGCCTTTCACGTCGGCGCTGCTGCCCAGGTCATCCGGGGTCAGGGTGGCCTGCACGAGGTAATCCACGTACAGCCCCGGCGTGTGGACGTGCTCGGGCGCCAGGACGCCGACCTCCACGATCTCCTCGA
Coding sequences within it:
- a CDS encoding 3-oxoacid CoA-transferase subunit B → MKTVPVLSLEEAAHLVKPGQTLLVGGFGMTGNPVHLMHALAETGTGDLTYVANNVSEPGLSGGRLLRNGQLRKAVGSYFTSNPEAVKAYQAGELEVELLPQGTLAEALRAGGAGIGGFYTPTAAGTVIAEGADVRVLNGREMVFVPALRGDVALLRAWRADRAGNLQYRLTEQNFNPLMATAADLVIVEVEEIVEVGVLAPEHVHTPGLYVDYLVQATLTPDDLGSSADVKGGAKKVDESRLHMARRALQELRPGDVVNLGIGIPTLVADLITPEHGVILHTENGMLGVGPAPEGGGAMEYPVNAGKIPVTALPGASYFDSAASFGMIRGGHVDVAVMGGLQVDEAGNLANWAVPGKPLLGVGGAMDLASGARRLIVTMTHTEPGGAPKLVPECTLPLTARGRVDMVITDKAVFEFVDGALTLTGLMPGATLDEVRATTAARFVERVGELTV